One genomic segment of Coraliomargarita parva includes these proteins:
- a CDS encoding RluA family pseudouridine synthase → MTNQSDEKTALEWLAARHPDSPKKRLKEWFAHGRVQLDGEVIRKPHLRMEDPGERLGLGDSKPTVFFKSMPTRIHAQVNLLYIDNSLAIVNKGPGLLSVPLPDSNQNSALQVLDTYLQGKGAAELDRNRVNRRALKPLPVHRLDQYTSGLLCFAMNPKAREHLVKQVRDHSFLREYMALGDGKLDKLKGQWRSWFVLDEAGMEQHTYDHQVDGATEAISSYQVVEEITWPTGKHGDTHTVSKLRLRLKTGLKHQLRIHAAEAGVPLLGDRLYHPDYKSATNEKKGLPYDCKRQALHASSLGFVHPETGKLRRFNSKFPRDLIAVEDILRAKVQRSAKRKR, encoded by the coding sequence ATGACTAACCAAAGTGACGAGAAGACTGCCCTTGAGTGGCTCGCAGCCCGCCATCCCGACAGCCCCAAAAAGCGCTTAAAGGAATGGTTCGCCCATGGACGCGTACAGCTCGACGGAGAGGTGATCCGTAAACCTCACCTTCGAATGGAAGATCCAGGAGAGCGACTGGGACTCGGCGATTCGAAGCCCACGGTCTTTTTCAAGAGCATGCCGACCCGTATCCACGCCCAGGTCAACCTGCTTTACATCGATAATTCACTTGCGATCGTCAACAAGGGTCCCGGCCTGCTTTCGGTCCCGCTGCCCGACAGCAATCAGAACTCGGCCCTTCAGGTCCTCGACACTTACCTGCAGGGCAAAGGAGCCGCGGAACTGGACCGCAACCGGGTGAACCGCAGGGCTCTCAAACCGCTGCCGGTCCACCGCCTCGACCAGTACACCAGCGGCCTGCTTTGTTTTGCGATGAACCCGAAGGCACGGGAACATCTGGTCAAGCAAGTGCGCGACCATAGCTTCTTGCGTGAATACATGGCGCTGGGCGACGGTAAACTGGACAAGCTCAAAGGCCAGTGGCGCAGCTGGTTTGTGCTCGATGAGGCAGGCATGGAACAGCATACCTACGACCACCAAGTGGACGGTGCCACCGAAGCAATCAGCAGCTACCAAGTCGTCGAGGAAATCACATGGCCGACAGGTAAACACGGCGACACCCACACGGTGAGCAAACTGCGGCTGCGCTTGAAGACAGGCTTGAAGCACCAACTCCGCATCCATGCGGCGGAGGCCGGTGTCCCCCTGCTGGGCGACCGCCTCTATCACCCGGATTATAAGAGCGCGACCAACGAGAAAAAGGGCCTCCCCTACGACTGCAAACGGCAGGCGCTGCATGCGTCCTCCTTGGGCTTCGTGCACCCGGAAACAGGCAAGTTGCGCCGCTTCAACTCGAAGTTTCCCCGCGACTTGATCGCCGTAGAGGACATTCTCCGCGCCAAGGTCCAGCGCTCCGCCAAAAGGAAACGCTAG
- a CDS encoding spermine synthase codes for MKPRIKLDESKTPDGVSMALYEHDGAYSISLRGQELMHSKAAASELRLGELGVEHLGEAKAPRILIGGLGLGFTLKSVLAGVGPDAKVEVVELLEQVVTWNRERLQDLNGGLLDDPRVSVRVADAVPLLRKSHPNTYDAILLDVDNGPTGMVKVSNNSLYSQKGMRQVRSALKPGGRVVVWSAGEDPHFKESLKRAGYRVGVVPAKVHERAKRAAYILYVGDRD; via the coding sequence ATGAAACCACGCATCAAGCTCGACGAATCGAAAACGCCCGACGGGGTCAGCATGGCCCTGTACGAACACGACGGTGCCTATTCGATCAGCCTACGCGGGCAGGAGTTGATGCATTCGAAAGCCGCGGCCTCAGAACTGCGACTCGGCGAACTGGGGGTGGAACATCTGGGGGAGGCCAAAGCACCACGCATCCTGATCGGCGGACTGGGGCTTGGGTTCACCTTGAAATCGGTTTTGGCGGGTGTGGGCCCTGACGCGAAGGTCGAGGTGGTCGAGTTGCTGGAACAGGTGGTGACCTGGAACCGGGAGCGCTTGCAGGATTTAAATGGGGGCCTGCTGGACGATCCTCGGGTGAGCGTACGGGTGGCGGATGCGGTTCCGCTTCTGCGCAAGTCACATCCGAATACCTATGACGCGATCCTACTGGATGTGGACAACGGCCCCACCGGCATGGTCAAGGTCAGCAACAATTCGCTCTATTCCCAGAAAGGCATGCGTCAGGTGCGTTCCGCCCTGAAACCCGGCGGGCGAGTCGTGGTGTGGTCGGCGGGGGAGGATCCGCATTTCAAGGAAAGCCTGAAGCGTGCGGGTTATCGCGTGGGAGTGGTTCCGGCGAAAGTGCACGAGCGTGCAAAGCGTGCCGCCTATATCCTGTATGTAGGTGACCGCGATTAG
- a CDS encoding alpha/beta hydrolase has product MAFIQCDFFSEALGLSCSMNVILPQATRQQIGMKGAAGIGPHPVLWLLHGASDDHTIWMRRTSIERYVSGLGIAVVMPAANVSFYQNMASGPQYGTFISEELPAIARSFFPLSDKREDNFIAGLSMGGYGAMHVGLSHPERFAAVVSLSGVLDIADIAKEDDPGRQNWMRTVFGEEYPDLKGHPADLLSKLENHKATGTDLPKLFACCGREDFLIEHNRTFNRKCAELGIPLEYIENEGSHEWGYWDVMIQDVLKWLPLQKA; this is encoded by the coding sequence ATGGCATTCATTCAATGTGATTTCTTTTCCGAAGCGCTCGGCTTGAGCTGCAGCATGAACGTAATTCTGCCTCAGGCGACGCGCCAGCAGATCGGGATGAAGGGAGCCGCGGGTATTGGGCCTCACCCCGTGCTCTGGTTGCTACACGGTGCGTCGGACGACCATACGATTTGGATGCGCCGCACTTCGATCGAACGTTATGTGTCCGGTCTGGGGATCGCGGTAGTGATGCCTGCCGCGAATGTCAGCTTCTACCAGAACATGGCCAGCGGGCCCCAGTACGGCACTTTCATCAGTGAAGAACTTCCGGCTATCGCTCGGTCCTTTTTCCCGCTGTCGGACAAGCGCGAGGACAACTTCATTGCGGGGCTATCGATGGGCGGCTATGGTGCCATGCACGTCGGCTTGAGCCATCCCGAACGCTTTGCCGCGGTGGTGAGTCTTTCCGGGGTACTTGATATTGCGGACATCGCAAAGGAGGATGATCCAGGGCGGCAGAACTGGATGCGCACGGTCTTCGGGGAGGAGTATCCGGACCTGAAGGGGCATCCCGCTGACTTGCTGTCCAAACTGGAAAACCACAAGGCCACAGGGACCGACCTTCCGAAGCTGTTTGCCTGCTGCGGGCGGGAGGATTTCCTTATCGAGCACAACCGTACTTTCAACCGCAAGTGTGCAGAGCTGGGTATTCCCCTTGAGTACATAGAGAACGAGGGCAGCCACGAGTGGGGCTACTGGGATGTCATGATCCAGGATGTTCTCAAATGGCTACCCTTGCAGAAAGCCTAG
- a CDS encoding macro domain-containing protein, whose amino-acid sequence MQIELQQGDITDAKVDAIVNAANEHLVLGAGVAGAILRKGGPTIQDECDTLAPIRTGQAVATRAGNLPQQYVIHAVAPCGEIESWQQLVDQCMASILKEAERLQLHSIAIPAMGTGIFGLPVDKVAHLLIDGLYQRMDTLLSLQKVVFVLFDESTFTSFRKVLDAHHG is encoded by the coding sequence ATGCAGATAGAATTGCAACAAGGCGACATCACCGACGCGAAAGTCGATGCGATCGTGAACGCCGCCAATGAACACCTCGTCCTCGGGGCGGGTGTTGCCGGAGCGATCCTGCGCAAGGGAGGACCCACGATTCAGGATGAATGTGATACGCTGGCCCCGATCCGGACCGGTCAAGCCGTTGCCACACGCGCGGGGAACCTGCCCCAACAGTATGTTATCCACGCGGTGGCCCCTTGCGGTGAAATCGAATCATGGCAGCAGTTGGTGGACCAGTGCATGGCCTCCATTCTTAAGGAAGCAGAGCGGCTCCAGCTGCATTCGATTGCCATTCCTGCTATGGGCACGGGAATCTTTGGTCTCCCCGTGGATAAAGTCGCTCACTTGTTGATCGATGGACTCTATCAGCGAATGGACACTCTGCTATCGCTTCAGAAAGTCGTATTCGTACTCTTCGACGAATCCACCTTTACCTCGTTTCGTAAAGTGTTGGACGCTCATCATGGATAG
- a CDS encoding MalY/PatB family protein gives MTDTTYDFDSCPDRNGYGSLKWDKYKDSDILPLWVADMDFTSAPEIIAALQARLNHGVYGYTIPFDEPVDAVLGYLQRQHGYSAKASWLNFLPGMVPAINLCCHAFCGPDDSVMTATPVYPPFLSAPEYAGRELIKVPLCLNEKDQWTLDFEAMEASIKPNTKLLILCSPHNPVGRVYTREELTALAEFCERHDLVLISDEIHCDLVFDESVKHIMTATLSESIAQRTVTLMAPSKTYNLPGLACTFSVIENPKLRLQFQKTIRGIITEVNCFGYAACTAAYNQGEPWRQALLTYLKDNYNLLYAFIRNELPQITFRPMQATYLAWFDVSRLGLKNPIKFFEDHGVGLSDGTPFAGPQHVRLNFGCPRSRLQEGLEKIKSALQNR, from the coding sequence ATGACTGACACGACATATGACTTTGACAGCTGCCCGGACCGCAATGGCTATGGTTCCCTGAAATGGGACAAGTACAAGGACTCCGACATTCTCCCGCTCTGGGTGGCGGACATGGACTTCACCAGTGCGCCCGAAATCATTGCGGCATTGCAGGCACGCCTCAACCACGGGGTATATGGCTACACCATTCCCTTCGATGAACCGGTCGATGCGGTCCTCGGATATCTTCAGCGGCAACATGGCTATAGCGCCAAGGCATCCTGGCTCAATTTCCTCCCGGGTATGGTACCGGCGATCAACCTGTGCTGCCATGCCTTCTGCGGACCGGACGACTCGGTCATGACCGCGACACCGGTTTACCCGCCCTTCCTTTCCGCTCCGGAATACGCTGGCAGGGAACTGATTAAGGTCCCGCTCTGCCTAAATGAAAAGGATCAGTGGACGCTCGACTTCGAAGCCATGGAAGCGTCGATCAAACCGAACACGAAACTGCTCATCCTCTGCAGCCCGCACAACCCGGTCGGTCGCGTCTATACACGGGAGGAGCTGACAGCCTTGGCCGAATTCTGCGAACGGCATGATCTGGTGCTCATCTCGGACGAGATCCACTGCGACCTTGTCTTTGATGAATCCGTCAAGCACATCATGACCGCGACGCTTAGCGAGTCGATTGCACAACGAACCGTCACCTTGATGGCCCCCAGCAAGACCTACAACTTGCCCGGACTGGCGTGCACCTTTTCCGTGATTGAAAACCCGAAATTGCGGCTCCAGTTCCAGAAAACAATCCGTGGCATCATTACCGAGGTGAATTGTTTTGGCTATGCAGCCTGCACCGCTGCATATAACCAGGGTGAGCCTTGGCGCCAGGCATTGCTCACGTATTTAAAGGACAACTACAACCTGCTCTATGCGTTCATTCGGAATGAACTGCCACAGATCACTTTCCGCCCCATGCAGGCAACCTATCTGGCTTGGTTCGACGTCAGCCGACTCGGCCTCAAGAACCCGATCAAGTTCTTCGAGGATCACGGCGTCGGCCTTTCCGATGGTACCCCCTTCGCCGGCCCCCAGCATGTACGCCTGAATTTCGGATGCCCGCGCAGCCGATTGCAGGAAGGACTGGAAAAAATAAAATCGGCCCTTCAGAATCGCTGA